A window from bacterium encodes these proteins:
- the groL gene encoding chaperonin GroEL (60 kDa chaperone family; promotes refolding of misfolded polypeptides especially under stressful conditions; forms two stacked rings of heptamers to form a barrel-shaped 14mer; ends can be capped by GroES; misfolded proteins enter the barrel where they are refolded when GroES binds), giving the protein MPSKMLLYNEEARRALERGVNRLADVVKITLGPKGRNVVLEKKYGSPTITHDGVTVAKEIELQDPFENAGAQLVREVATKTNDVAGDGTTTATVLAQAIVREGLRNVAAGANPMALKRGIDRAVDAAVAELKRIAKPVETKGAIAQVASISAHDETIGQLIADAMEKVGKDGVITVEESKGIETTVETVEGMQFDKGYISPYMVTDAEKMEAILEDPYILITDKKISAVKDLLPVLERIVQINRPLVVIAEDVEGEALATLVVNKLRGTLQAVAVKAPAFGDRRKAMLQDIAILTGGQVVTEELGLKLESVEVQQLGRARQVKIGKEETIVVGGAGKQADIQKRIGELRRQIEETESDYDREKLQERLGKMVGGVGVIKVGAASETELKEKKHRVEDALSTARAAVEEGIVPGGGTALISTLPALEKQERDGDESIGFGIVRRALEEPLRQLARNAGHEGSIIVEKVKGQKPGFGFNVLSGEYTDMYKAGIVDPCKVTRSALQNAASVGSMVLTTEVLVVEKPEEEKEPAMPPTPPM; this is encoded by the coding sequence ATGCCATCGAAGATGCTGCTGTACAACGAGGAAGCGCGACGGGCGCTCGAGCGCGGGGTGAACCGGCTCGCGGACGTCGTCAAGATCACCCTCGGCCCGAAAGGCCGCAACGTGGTGCTGGAAAAGAAGTACGGCTCGCCGACGATCACGCATGACGGCGTGACCGTGGCGAAGGAGATCGAGCTCCAGGATCCGTTCGAGAACGCCGGCGCGCAGTTGGTCCGCGAAGTCGCCACCAAGACCAACGACGTGGCGGGCGACGGCACGACCACCGCGACGGTGCTCGCGCAGGCGATCGTGCGCGAAGGCCTCAGGAACGTCGCCGCGGGCGCGAACCCGATGGCTCTCAAGCGCGGCATCGATCGGGCCGTGGACGCGGCGGTCGCGGAGTTGAAGCGGATCGCCAAGCCCGTGGAAACCAAGGGCGCGATCGCGCAGGTCGCGAGCATCTCGGCGCACGACGAGACGATCGGGCAGCTGATCGCCGACGCGATGGAAAAGGTCGGCAAGGACGGCGTGATCACGGTCGAAGAGTCCAAGGGCATCGAGACGACCGTGGAGACGGTCGAGGGCATGCAGTTCGACAAGGGCTACATCTCGCCGTACATGGTGACTGACGCGGAGAAGATGGAAGCCATCCTCGAGGATCCGTACATTCTCATCACCGACAAGAAGATCAGCGCCGTAAAAGACCTCCTGCCCGTGCTCGAGCGGATCGTCCAGATCAACCGGCCGCTTGTCGTCATCGCGGAGGACGTCGAGGGCGAAGCGCTCGCGACGCTGGTCGTGAACAAGCTGCGCGGGACGCTCCAGGCCGTCGCCGTGAAGGCTCCCGCGTTCGGCGACCGGCGGAAGGCGATGCTGCAGGACATCGCGATCCTGACCGGCGGCCAGGTCGTCACCGAAGAGCTCGGCCTGAAGCTGGAGTCGGTCGAGGTCCAGCAGCTCGGGCGGGCGCGCCAGGTGAAGATCGGCAAGGAGGAAACGATCGTCGTCGGCGGCGCCGGCAAGCAGGCGGACATCCAGAAGCGCATCGGAGAGCTTCGCCGGCAGATCGAGGAGACCGAGAGCGACTACGATCGCGAGAAGCTCCAGGAGCGGCTCGGCAAGATGGTGGGCGGCGTAGGCGTGATCAAGGTCGGCGCGGCTAGTGAGACCGAGCTCAAGGAGAAGAAGCATCGCGTGGAAGACGCGCTGTCGACGGCCCGCGCAGCGGTCGAGGAAGGCATCGTCCCGGGCGGCGGCACCGCGCTCATCAGCACGCTCCCGGCGCTGGAGAAGCAGGAGCGGGACGGCGATGAGTCGATCGGATTCGGCATCGTGCGCCGGGCGCTCGAAGAGCCGCTGCGGCAGCTGGCGCGCAACGCCGGTCACGAGGGCTCGATCATCGTGGAGAAGGTGAAGGGCCAGAAGCCGGGCTTCGGGTTCAACGTCCTGAGCGGCGAGTACACCGACATGTACAAGGCCGGGATCGTGGACCCGTGCAAGGTGACGCGGTCGGCGCTGCAGAACGCCGCGAGCGTCGGCTCGATGGTGCTCACGACCGAGGTGCTGGTGGTGGAGAAGCCGGAGGAAGAGAAGGAGCCGGCGATGCCGCCGACCCCGCCGATGTAG
- a CDS encoding phosphate--acyl-ACP acyltransferase, with product MTDPDGTALRIAVDCMGGDHAPAETVAGALLAARALALHVLLVGVPETLRPLLPSGAEAPDGPGTVEVVPSGPAVPEGAPPLSSLRARPDASMTITMRQVRLGRADAAVSAASTGPTLLAAVRELGMLEGVRRACVGRSIVGLHPETFLIDLGPTLDCEPQHLLEFAVIGSTYMRVFGRIPEPTVALLSNGREAGKGNRVVKQAARLLGRSGLNFVGLVEGHQFVAGAANVVVCDGFVGNAVLKSIEGLGREIAGWLTRELAGDLPAARLAAVTGRLIEWTNPIELHGSLPLLGVRGNVVMAHGASDRRAIHAAIGQAVQAVRARFVDTLRTALAETRARLSGPVASSPPG from the coding sequence GTGACGGACCCTGACGGGACGGCGCTGCGCATCGCCGTCGACTGCATGGGCGGGGACCACGCGCCGGCCGAGACTGTCGCCGGAGCGCTGCTCGCGGCGCGCGCGCTCGCACTCCACGTGCTCCTCGTCGGCGTGCCCGAGACGCTCCGCCCCCTCCTCCCGTCCGGCGCGGAAGCCCCGGACGGACCCGGCACGGTCGAAGTCGTGCCGAGCGGTCCCGCCGTCCCGGAGGGCGCCCCGCCGTTGTCCTCGCTGCGGGCGCGGCCGGACGCGTCGATGACGATCACGATGCGGCAGGTCCGCCTGGGCCGGGCCGACGCGGCCGTCAGCGCGGCCAGCACCGGTCCGACCCTCCTGGCCGCGGTCCGCGAGTTGGGGATGCTGGAGGGCGTTCGCCGGGCGTGCGTCGGCCGCTCCATCGTCGGTCTGCACCCGGAGACGTTCCTCATCGATCTCGGCCCGACGCTGGACTGCGAGCCGCAGCACCTCCTCGAGTTCGCGGTGATCGGCAGCACGTACATGCGGGTCTTCGGGCGGATCCCCGAGCCCACCGTCGCGCTGCTCAGCAACGGCCGCGAGGCCGGAAAGGGCAACCGCGTCGTGAAGCAGGCCGCGCGGTTGCTCGGGCGGAGCGGCCTGAACTTCGTGGGACTCGTCGAGGGGCACCAGTTCGTGGCCGGCGCGGCGAACGTCGTCGTCTGCGACGGCTTCGTCGGCAACGCCGTGCTGAAGAGCATCGAAGGCCTGGGCCGGGAGATCGCCGGATGGCTCACGCGCGAACTGGCCGGCGACCTTCCGGCCGCGCGCCTGGCGGCGGTGACGGGCCGCCTGATCGAGTGGACGAACCCGATCGAGCTGCACGGCAGCCTACCGCTCCTCGGCGTGCGCGGCAACGTCGTCATGGCGCACGGCGCGTCGGACCGTCGCGCGATTCACGCGGCGATCGGCCAGGCGGTCCAGGCGGTGCGCGCGCGCTTCGTCGACACGCTGCGGACGGCGCTCGCAGAGACCCGCGCCCGCCTCAGCGGCCCGGTCGCGTCGTCACCCCCTGGCTGA
- a CDS encoding SDR family NAD(P)-dependent oxidoreductase has protein sequence MNRVLSGRRAAVTGGGRGIGRATALRLGQLGADVAVIARTSPQLHAVAGEIERHGVHALAVAADLATYSACRRAIDAVCRTLGGIDILVNNAGWTLTSPFLEEAEEYWRRVVDSNLWSTIFCSRVALEWMTEHGGGVIVNVASDAGRVGTSGETVYAAAKGGVIAFTRSLAREVASRGIRVNCVCPGPTETEVLAENRGDPGQAGRIERMIRLIPMRRTGQPDEIADAIAFFCGDASRYVTGQVLSVSGGLTMV, from the coding sequence GTGAACAGGGTTCTTTCCGGCCGCCGCGCCGCCGTCACCGGCGGGGGGCGGGGCATCGGCCGCGCGACGGCGCTGCGCCTCGGCCAACTCGGCGCGGACGTCGCGGTGATCGCCCGCACGAGCCCCCAACTCCACGCGGTCGCGGGCGAAATCGAGCGCCACGGTGTCCACGCACTCGCCGTCGCGGCCGACCTGGCGACCTACTCCGCCTGCCGCCGGGCGATCGACGCGGTGTGCCGGACGCTCGGCGGCATCGACATCCTCGTCAACAACGCGGGGTGGACCCTCACGTCGCCGTTTCTCGAAGAGGCGGAGGAGTATTGGCGGCGCGTCGTCGACAGCAATCTGTGGAGCACGATCTTCTGCTCCCGCGTCGCGCTGGAGTGGATGACCGAGCACGGCGGCGGCGTCATCGTCAACGTCGCGAGCGACGCCGGGCGGGTCGGGACCTCGGGCGAAACCGTCTACGCGGCCGCCAAGGGCGGGGTCATCGCGTTTACCCGCTCGCTGGCCCGCGAAGTCGCGTCCCGCGGCATCCGCGTGAACTGCGTGTGTCCCGGACCGACGGAGACCGAGGTGCTCGCCGAGAATCGCGGCGATCCCGGCCAGGCCGGCCGGATCGAGCGGATGATCCGTCTGATCCCGATGCGCCGGACCGGCCAGCCGGACGAAATCGCCGACGCGATCGCGTTCTTCTGCGGCGACGCGTCCCGGTATGTCACCGGGCAGGTGCTGAGCGTCTCCGGCGGGTTGACCATGGTGTGA